From Halococcus saccharolyticus DSM 5350, a single genomic window includes:
- the ftsY gene encoding signal recognition particle-docking protein FtsY: MFDGLKDKLSSFQRDAEEELDEAASEAADSEAESEIESDEAEPDAPGGGVEAEAGAETEPETTREAAASAGAEADATPETEGPDGEPASATADEPAEPTEPAAERSTETAADAARRGWSTSRTDDDREADEAESDDGEGSNLGLGTRAKLFATGQSLIEAGELDAPLFDLEMALLESDVEMSVAEAILDRLREELTGATRAQVKTTGTVVEEALAEALREVISVGQFDFDERIAEADKPVTIVFTGINGVGKTTTIAKLARYFEERGLSTVLANGDTYRAGANEQLGEHADRLGKKLIAHDQGSDPAAVLYDAVEYAEANDIDVVLGDTAGRLHTSNDLMAQLAKIDRVVDPDMTLFVDEAVAGQDATNRAEEFDDAAAIDGAILAKADADSQGGAAISIAHVTGKPILFLGTGQGYDDIERFDPDVLVDRLLGGEE; this comes from the coding sequence ATGTTCGACGGACTCAAGGACAAGCTCTCCTCCTTCCAGCGCGACGCCGAGGAGGAACTCGACGAGGCGGCCAGTGAGGCCGCAGACTCCGAAGCCGAGAGTGAAATCGAGAGCGACGAGGCCGAACCCGACGCTCCCGGCGGTGGGGTCGAGGCAGAGGCCGGAGCCGAGACGGAGCCGGAGACCACGAGGGAGGCGGCGGCGTCAGCAGGAGCCGAGGCCGACGCGACCCCCGAAACGGAAGGCCCGGATGGTGAACCCGCATCAGCGACGGCGGACGAGCCGGCGGAGCCAACGGAGCCGGCGGCGGAGCGGTCCACGGAGACCGCTGCCGACGCGGCGCGCAGAGGATGGTCGACGTCAAGGACGGACGACGATCGAGAAGCGGACGAGGCGGAGAGCGACGATGGGGAAGGAAGCAATCTCGGTCTCGGGACGCGTGCGAAACTGTTCGCCACCGGCCAGTCGCTGATCGAGGCGGGCGAACTCGACGCCCCGCTGTTCGATCTCGAGATGGCGCTGCTCGAAAGCGACGTCGAGATGAGCGTCGCCGAGGCGATCCTCGACCGGCTCCGCGAGGAGCTTACCGGCGCGACCCGCGCCCAAGTCAAGACCACCGGCACGGTGGTCGAAGAGGCGCTCGCCGAGGCCCTCCGGGAGGTGATCAGCGTCGGCCAGTTCGACTTCGACGAACGGATCGCGGAGGCCGACAAGCCCGTGACGATCGTCTTCACGGGGATCAACGGTGTCGGGAAGACGACGACCATCGCGAAGCTCGCGCGCTACTTCGAGGAGCGCGGGCTTTCGACCGTGCTCGCGAACGGCGACACCTATCGGGCGGGCGCGAACGAGCAGTTGGGCGAGCACGCCGATCGACTGGGAAAGAAGCTGATCGCTCACGACCAGGGCTCCGATCCGGCCGCCGTGCTCTACGATGCGGTCGAGTACGCCGAGGCGAACGACATCGACGTGGTGCTCGGCGATACGGCGGGTCGACTCCACACCTCGAACGACCTGATGGCCCAGCTCGCGAAGATCGATCGCGTGGTCGATCCCGACATGACACTGTTCGTGGACGAGGCGGTCGCGGGCCAGGACGCCACCAATCGCGCCGAGGAGTTCGACGACGCCGCGGCGATCGACGGCGCAATTCTGGCGAAGGCCGACGCCGACTCCCAGGGTGGGGCGGCGATCTCGATCGCCCACGTCACCGGCAAACCGATTCTCTTCTTGGGGACTGGCCAGGGCTACGACGACATCGAGCGGTTCGATCCCGACGTGCTCGTCGACCGGCTGCTCGGCGGCGAGGAGTAG
- a CDS encoding 50S ribosomal protein L31e: MSAEDFEERVVTVPLRDVKAGANHEGADRAMTLIRDHLAQHFKTDHDAVRLDPSINEAVWSRGRSNPPSKLRVRAARFEEEGERVVEAEHAE; encoded by the coding sequence ATGAGCGCCGAGGACTTCGAGGAGCGGGTCGTGACGGTCCCCCTCAGAGACGTGAAGGCGGGCGCGAACCACGAGGGTGCAGACCGGGCGATGACGCTCATCCGGGACCACCTCGCACAGCATTTCAAAACAGATCACGACGCGGTGCGGCTCGACCCTTCGATCAACGAAGCGGTCTGGTCGCGTGGGCGGTCGAACCCCCCGAGCAAGCTCCGCGTGCGGGCGGCGCGGTTCGAGGAGGAAGGCGAGCGCGTGGTCGAAGCCGAACACGCGGAGTAG
- a CDS encoding translation initiation factor IF-6, whose translation MLRAAFAGSAYVGVFARATDDCLLVRPDVDDDRLAELTDELGVSTVRTTIAGSGTVGALVAGNSNGLVTSSRLTDVERDRLDEALDVSVAELPGRINAAGNVVLANDDGAYLHPDLPDEAIAVVEEHLGVPADRGVLAGVRTVGTAAVATNQGVLCHPKSTDEELDYLEELLDVPADIGTINYGAPVVGSGLLANSHGYVAGDETTGPELGRIEDALGYIE comes from the coding sequence GTGCTCCGCGCGGCCTTCGCCGGTTCGGCGTACGTCGGCGTCTTCGCCCGAGCCACCGACGACTGTTTGCTCGTTCGGCCCGACGTCGACGACGACCGTCTCGCGGAACTGACCGACGAGCTCGGCGTCTCCACAGTACGAACGACGATCGCCGGCTCCGGCACCGTAGGTGCGCTCGTCGCGGGCAACTCCAACGGGTTGGTGACGAGCAGCCGACTTACCGACGTCGAGCGCGACCGGCTCGACGAGGCGCTCGATGTATCGGTCGCGGAGCTGCCGGGCCGGATCAACGCCGCCGGCAACGTCGTGCTCGCGAACGATGACGGCGCGTATCTCCACCCAGATCTCCCCGACGAGGCGATCGCCGTCGTCGAGGAACATCTCGGCGTGCCGGCCGATCGGGGCGTGCTCGCTGGCGTTCGAACCGTCGGGACGGCGGCGGTCGCCACCAATCAGGGCGTGCTCTGTCATCCGAAGAGCACCGACGAGGAGCTCGACTATCTGGAAGAACTGCTCGACGTACCGGCGGACATCGGGACCATCAACTACGGTGCGCCGGTGGTAGGATCGGGACTGCTCGCCAATTCGCATGGGTACGTCGCGGGTGACGAGACGACTGGCCCCGAACTCGGGCGGATCGAGGACGCGCTCGGGTACATCGAGTGA
- the pfdA gene encoding prefoldin subunit alpha: MSLGGGGGGQLEQLSEEIENLERHEQALEQEIEEFQEEQREIDEATEALDALESGSTVQVPLGGDAYVRAEIQDIDEAVVSLGGGYAAERDKEGAIDTLETKRDALDDRIEEVREEITEVEGERDELEQQAQQLQQQQMQQLQGQMGGMGEDADDDE, from the coding sequence ATGAGCCTCGGTGGCGGCGGTGGCGGCCAGCTCGAACAACTTTCAGAGGAGATCGAGAACCTCGAACGCCACGAGCAGGCGCTCGAACAGGAGATCGAAGAGTTTCAAGAGGAACAGCGCGAGATCGACGAGGCGACGGAGGCGCTCGACGCGCTCGAGAGCGGCTCGACAGTGCAGGTCCCGCTCGGCGGCGACGCGTACGTCCGGGCCGAGATCCAGGATATCGACGAGGCAGTGGTGAGCCTCGGCGGTGGCTACGCTGCCGAGCGCGACAAGGAGGGCGCGATCGACACCCTCGAAACCAAACGCGACGCGCTCGACGACCGGATCGAGGAGGTCCGCGAGGAGATCACCGAGGTCGAGGGCGAGCGCGACGAGCTGGAACAGCAGGCCCAGCAGCTCCAACAACAGCAGATGCAGCAGCTCCAGGGCCAGATGGGCGGCATGGGCGAGGACGCGGACGACGACGAGTAA
- a CDS encoding ZIP family metal transporter codes for MVALANLALVFVAGLLTALATGLGALPFFLVDDVSDRTSVVLWGLASGIMVAASVFGLVFEGLAEGTVWGIVPGLLAGVALVIVSHHVIEGWEVHPKQYAEADYRKLLLILGVLTVHSFPEGVAVGVSFADLNFGGGIELLGFTVPVLAAFMTVAISIHNVPEGVAVSIPLREMGVPRQRLVWWSVFSSLPQPVGAVVAFAFVRVARAFVPFGFGFAAGAMIYLVVSEFIPEAREVGAGLPGGGRRELLAGLGVGVVVMAPLALV; via the coding sequence ATGGTCGCGCTGGCGAACCTCGCGTTGGTGTTCGTTGCGGGGTTGCTCACCGCGCTCGCGACCGGCCTCGGGGCGCTGCCCTTCTTCCTCGTCGACGACGTGAGCGATCGGACGAGCGTCGTTCTCTGGGGGCTGGCCTCGGGGATCATGGTGGCAGCGTCGGTGTTCGGCCTAGTGTTCGAGGGGCTCGCCGAGGGCACAGTCTGGGGGATCGTTCCCGGACTCCTCGCCGGCGTCGCGCTCGTGATCGTCAGCCACCACGTCATCGAGGGCTGGGAAGTGCATCCGAAGCAGTACGCCGAGGCCGATTATCGAAAACTCCTCTTGATCCTCGGCGTGCTCACGGTCCACAGCTTTCCCGAAGGGGTCGCCGTGGGGGTCTCCTTTGCCGACCTGAATTTCGGCGGTGGAATAGAACTGCTGGGGTTCACGGTGCCGGTGCTCGCTGCCTTCATGACCGTCGCGATCTCGATCCATAACGTTCCCGAGGGTGTAGCGGTTTCGATCCCGCTCCGGGAGATGGGCGTGCCGCGGCAACGCCTGGTCTGGTGGTCGGTGTTCTCGAGCCTGCCCCAACCCGTCGGCGCGGTGGTGGCGTTCGCGTTCGTCCGGGTCGCGCGCGCGTTCGTCCCGTTCGGCTTCGGGTTCGCGGCGGGCGCGATGATCTACCTCGTCGTCTCGGAGTTCATTCCCGAGGCGCGCGAGGTCGGTGCGGGGTTGCCCGGTGGCGGCCGTCGAGAACTCCTCGCCGGGCTCGGCGTCGGCGTGGTCGTGATGGCTCCGCTGGCGCTTGTCTGA
- a CDS encoding 50S ribosomal protein L39e, with the protein MGKNSKAKKKRLGKLERQNSRVPAWVIMKTDRDVMRNPKRRNWRRSDTDE; encoded by the coding sequence ATGGGTAAGAACTCGAAAGCCAAGAAGAAGCGGCTGGGGAAGCTCGAACGCCAGAACTCGCGGGTACCGGCGTGGGTCATCATGAAGACCGACCGCGACGTGATGCGCAACCCGAAGCGGCGTAACTGGCGGCGGAGCGACACGGACGAATGA